A genomic window from bacterium includes:
- a CDS encoding GRP family sugar transporter: MNVATLGFMLSLFGGVLFGVYMVPRKASKLDNNSFLWILGISVAISSTLVRLAFGERALNDPSDILLSTGCGVLWFIGTIGYSQAVRLIGLTRSTPIKNLGPILVTIYGIGIFKEFVINKPLPLAEAVLGSLLMTMSAIIFGQTAAGEVPDNSAAFDPNRPAKERSRLFRIGILWSLLAAFCYSGYTVPQKLIFHHMRTQAWFDYQISPMSFLSGMGLGVGIAAVIYYAIAHPKILVPRVTSRREWMLASLTGLAWVGAAAAASKAMSYISMSVSVPASNLSTLITVAFGIWVYREIHIERHRAGILLGLLASAVGVVLLSLATGHGKV; encoded by the coding sequence ATGAATGTAGCAACACTTGGATTCATGCTTTCGCTGTTTGGCGGCGTCTTATTTGGCGTTTATATGGTGCCGCGTAAAGCCTCTAAGCTCGATAACAATTCCTTTTTATGGATTCTGGGAATAAGCGTCGCAATTAGTTCCACTTTGGTTCGGCTTGCGTTTGGAGAGCGGGCGCTAAATGACCCTTCCGATATACTACTTTCAACCGGTTGCGGTGTTCTCTGGTTTATCGGGACGATTGGCTACTCACAGGCAGTCAGACTAATCGGTCTAACCCGCTCTACTCCTATAAAGAACTTAGGGCCAATCCTCGTCACTATTTATGGGATCGGCATCTTTAAGGAATTTGTTATAAATAAGCCATTACCGTTAGCCGAAGCTGTCTTGGGCAGTTTGCTGATGACAATGTCCGCAATAATCTTCGGCCAGACGGCAGCGGGGGAAGTCCCGGATAATTCCGCCGCTTTTGACCCCAATCGCCCAGCCAAGGAACGCTCACGACTATTTCGGATAGGAATTCTCTGGAGTCTATTGGCAGCTTTTTGTTACAGCGGTTACACCGTGCCGCAGAAGCTAATCTTCCATCACATGCGTACACAGGCTTGGTTTGACTATCAAATCAGCCCAATGTCCTTTTTGAGCGGGATGGGGTTAGGGGTCGGAATTGCAGCGGTGATTTACTATGCGATCGCTCACCCCAAGATTCTTGTCCCACGCGTCACCAGCCGTCGCGAATGGATGCTAGCCTCATTAACTGGTTTGGCATGGGTAGGAGCAGCTGCAGCGGCCAGCAAAGCGATGTCCTATATCTCCATGTCCGTCTCCGTCCCTGCCTCGAATCTAAGTACTCTTATTACAGTCGCTTTTGGGATATGGGTTTACCGTGAAATTCATATTGAACGACATAGGGCCGGTATTCTTTTAGGATTACTCGCCTCTGCCGTCGGCGTTGTTCTGCTCTCTCTAGCGACAGGTCATGGCAAAGTCTAA
- a CDS encoding PEP-CTERM sorting domain-containing protein, whose protein sequence is MRLRSLFAVGALTLTLGAMAGVAAFTVSLPTQTWVTALQGDVTINATEIVTWTQLPDVNVDDFGNTCATILTTFQIDTRYVDILFKDSSSVAHLGSTVANGTTFALIGGGWAKAQTAGQAAGGSITRTGNILNVVFGVGAPGDPGIASPKTNLLKNGNNSAIQFVVKTNAIAADFANAKYTIGRVGDNFITSNGTTRYNAANTGGVFQATKVVPEPSAIIALVTGLGSLLALRRKA, encoded by the coding sequence ATGAGACTTCGAAGTTTGTTTGCAGTAGGCGCCTTGACACTAACCCTCGGCGCGATGGCAGGTGTCGCAGCTTTCACCGTTAGCCTTCCAACCCAGACATGGGTAACAGCATTACAGGGTGATGTTACTATTAATGCTACGGAAATAGTTACATGGACCCAACTACCTGATGTTAATGTTGATGATTTTGGTAACACATGTGCGACTATCCTTACGACCTTTCAGATTGATACCCGCTACGTAGATATTCTTTTCAAGGATAGTAGTTCTGTTGCCCATTTAGGCAGTACTGTTGCTAATGGTACAACTTTTGCATTAATCGGTGGCGGTTGGGCCAAAGCGCAGACAGCTGGTCAAGCAGCTGGTGGCTCGATTACCAGAACTGGTAACATCTTAAATGTTGTGTTTGGCGTTGGAGCACCTGGTGACCCAGGTATCGCATCACCAAAAACTAACCTCTTGAAAAATGGTAACAATTCAGCAATACAATTCGTTGTTAAGACTAATGCGATTGCTGCTGACTTCGCAAATGCCAAATACACGATTGGTCGTGTTGGTGATAACTTTATTACCAGTAATGGTACAACTAGATATAACGCAGCGAATACAGGCGGTGTCTTTCAAGCCACTAAAGTCGTTCCTGAGCCCAGTGCGATCATTGCACTCGTAACAGGACTCGGTAGCTTACTAGCTCTGCGACGCAAAGCCTAA